The following proteins come from a genomic window of Salminus brasiliensis chromosome 15, fSalBra1.hap2, whole genome shotgun sequence:
- the pgap6 gene encoding post-GPI attachment to proteins factor 6: MARVQLLCLGLLSAACCCSADDVTYVNDFYSKTPQKLAKYSWFGNVRLYHFRVPEDAVLVRWLLTAMRGSGFHCGDQNIAVHVRAGAPPVINPILTAFPNSTAVSLAYNMTLSVGNGQSINVTLFNVTNPVPGDWFLAAHLPKDDGKIEQQGLPSCSYLFQPQMYVRRAVDTPILQPNIPLTQTVTAPQKQAQLKIFVPEFASKLSVFIHTCSVKGAPASDCGLSITLGSTSLGQSSVTTVNCSGDEPCAASGSSPPWNTWVRVTVEISQPNVTVTFSISANHTVGCKPLSVPTDFNTSLPVGLFSLRSSSSNTSSSPSNTSAANGLHTDGSDGACVQNPSVFREEQDVLSVRFAVASGNVTVASQVPTMLALDMDSTADSGGALVVQLDLNVTSLVGAFGSVRACLTPSASVLQLNTSLSCNTAFMKGFSLEVSSNETKALLRIPFPEAAFWYLSLQTICNSSVGCSNTSAVVGVSVSVSACVDDCGPYGECRLLRTHSYLYAACVCKAGWLGWSCSDGSAALSFSRQLAAALLLTLSNLLFIPPIGVALYRGYHVEAAVYFFTMFFSTFYHACDQPGVTVMCIMDYDTLQFCDFLGSVVAVWVTIVCMARLQEPVKYVFFMAGTLFIAMAMQLDRRGLWNLLGPVLFALVIMVTAWVYRGVRRHQCYPPRWRRWVFFLLPGLVSALIGVCVYIFAQTDSNYYYTHSIWHIMVATSVVFLLPPREKNVPPWGWPHKLCGYKICRNQKEELYAVT; encoded by the exons ATGGCGAGGGTCCAGCTGCTGTGCCTCGGGCTGCTCTCCGCGGCCTGCTGCTGTTCGGCGGACG ATGTGACGTACGTGAACGACTTCTATTCCAAGACCCCGCAGAAGTTGGCCAAGTACAGCTGGTTTGGGAATGTGCGGCTGTACCACTTTAGAGTGCCAGAGGACGCAGTGCTGGTGCGGTGGCTGCTGACTGCAATGCGAGGGTCAGGATTTCACTGTGGCGACCAGAACATTGCAGT GCACGTTCGAGCTGGTGCGCCACCGGTCATCAACCCCATCCTCACAGCCTTTCCCAACTCCACCGCAGTCTCTCTCGCCTACAACATGACCCTGAGCGTGGGTAACGGACAGTCCATCAATGTCACGCTGTTTAACGTGACGAACCCCGTACCTGGAGACTGGTTTCTCGCTGCCCACCTGCCTAAGGATGATGGAAAGATCGAGCAGCAG GGGCTGCCATCCTGTTCGTATTTGTTCCAGCCTCAGATGTACGTCAGGAGAGCAGTTGACACTCCGATCCTGCAGCCCAACATTCCCCTTACTCAGACAGTGACAGCACCTCAGAAACAGGCTCAGCTCAA GATCTTTGTTCCTGAGTTCGCCTCCAAATTGAGTGTGTTCATCCACACCTGTTCGGTGAAGGGAGCCCCGGCAAGCGACTGCGGACTGTCCATCACGTTAGGCTCCACCTCCTTGGGGCAGAGCTCTGTGACTACAGTAAACTGCTCAGGGGATGAGCCATGTGCTGCTTCTGGCTCCAGTCCACCTTGGAATACCTGGGTGCGAGTGACTGTGGAGATCAGTCAACCCAATGTCACGGTGACCTTCAGCATATCTGCCAATCACACAG tgggctGTAAACCTTTGAGTGTCCCTACGGATTTCAACACCTCCCTTCCCGTGGGCCTCTTCTCCCTGAGGTCCTCATCCAGCAACACGTCCAGCAGCCCCAGCAACACCTCCGCTGCTAACGGGCTGCACACTGATGGCTCGGATGGAGCCTGCGTCCAAAACCCGTCCGTGTTCAGAGAGGAGCAGGACGTCCTCTCTGTGCGTTTTGCAGTAGCCAGTGGCAATGTGACTGTGGCGTCTCAGGTGCCAACCATGCTGGCACTGGACATGGACTCTACTGCGGACAGTGGGGGGGCGCTAGTGGTACAGCTGGATCTCAACGTG ACTTCTCTGGTTGGTGCGTTTGGCAGCGTCAGAGCATGCCTTACCCCTTCTGCTTCAGTACTTCAGCTGAACACCAGCCTGTCATGTAACACAG CGTTCATGAAGGGCTTCTCTCTCGAAGTGAGCAGCAACGAGACGAAGGCTTTGCTGAGGATTCCCTTTCCTGAAGCAGCATTTTGGTACCTCAGTTTGCAGACCATCTGCAATAGCAG cGTTGGCTGCAGCAACACCTCGGCCGTGGTGGGcgtgtctgtgagtgtgagcGCATGCGTGGACGACTGTGGACCATATGGAGAGTGCAGGCTGCTGCGTACACACAGCTACCTTtatgctgcatgtgtgtgtaaagcag GTTGGCTGGGATGGAGCTGCTCAGACGGATCGGCTGCCCTGTCGTTCTCTCGGCAGCTGGCTGCGGCTCTGCTGCTCACGCTCAGCAACCTGCTGTTCATCCCACCCATCGGCGTGGCACTGTACCGCGGCTACCACGTGGAGGCTGCTGTCTACTTCTTTACCATGTTCTTCtccacg TTCTATCACGCGTGTGACCAGCCAGGAGTGACCGTGATGTGCATCATGGACTACGACACGCTCCAGTTTTGTGACTTTCTGGGTTCTGTGGTGGCCGTGTGGGTGACCATCGTCTGCATGGCGCGACTGCAGGAGCCGGTGAAATAT GTGTTCTTCATGGCAGGGACTCTCTTCATTGCCATGGCGATGCAGCTGGACCGCCGGGGCCTGTGGAACCTACTAGGACCGGTGCTGTTTGCATTGGTCATTATGGTAACTGCCtgg GTGTATCGTGGCGTAAGACGCCATCAATGCTACCCGCCGAGGTGGAGGCGCTGGGTCTTTTTCCTGCTCCCAGGCCTGGTGTCTGCACTCATTGGAGTGTGCGTGTACATCTTCGCTCAGACCGACAGCAACTACTACTACACGCACTCGATATGGCACATCATGGTGGCCACCAGCGTCGTCTTCCTTCTACCGCCCCGCGAGAAAAACGTGCCGCCCTGGGGCTGGCCTCACAAGCTCTGCGGTTACAAGATCTGCCGGAACCAAAAAGAAGAGCTTTACGCCGTCACCTAA